In the genome of Candidatus Hydrogenedentota bacterium, the window GCCACCTTCACCTTCACCGCCGCCCACGCGGACTTCGACAAGCCCGTCGTTAAGCGCTGGACCAAGATGGAGAAGAACGACAAGGGCGAGATGGAAGAAGTGAAGTACATGACCATCGACGGAATCATGGTTCACGAGACCGACCCGAAGATCGTGCCCCAGCCGCCCATCGTGACGCCCGGCCCCGCGCCGGAGAGCGGTGTCATCACGCCCGCGCCGTCCGATGCCATCGTGCTTTTCGACGGCACGAGCCTGGACAACTGGACGGCGACGGACGGCTCGGCGACGAAGTGGATCCTGAAGGACGGCGTGATGCAGCCCACGGAGGACTCCGGTTACATCCAGTCGAAGCAGCAGTTCGGCTCGTGCCAGTTGCACGTGGAATTCGCCACGCCCGCCGTGCCCGAGGGCGAAGGCCAGGGCCGGGGCAACAGCGGCGTGTTTCTCATGGGCCAGTACGAAGTGCAGGTTCTCGACTCCTACAACAACACGACTTATCCCGATGGCCAGTGCGCCGCGCTCTATGGACGCAATGTGCCGCTGGTGAACGCCTGCCGCAAGCCCGGCGAATGGCAGAGCTACGACATCATCTTCCACCGCCCGATTTTTGAAGGCGACAAGGTTGTGAAGCGCGCCACCTTCACCGTAATTCAAAACGGCGTGCTGGTCCACGACAACATCGAGCTGAGCGGCGGCAACGGGTGGGAAGGCAGCCATTCCATCAGCGAATACGTCGCCCACGGCGACAAGGGCCCCCTCCAGTTCCAGGACCACGGCAACCCGGTGTCCTTCCGCAATGTCTGGGTGCGGGAACTCAGGGACTGACGCGCCCATATACGCCGGGGTGATCGACGTACCCCTAGATTGCAAGTCCTTTTGCGATGGATGGGCGTGATGCCGTTGGGCGTGGCTGTCCCGTCGTCAGCGGGGAAGTCTTCACTTTTCGGCAATACTTCGCGCGGTACATGTTGCCTGTTGCAATGGCGTGCAGAAAGAGCGGGGTCTACTTCCCGCGCGACGGGACAGCCACGCCCGGCGACGTATCATGCTCGCGTTGCCGAGCGTGTCTGGTTCCGGGGCCACTGGATCTGCCTGGTATCGTTGGGCGCGTCAGTCCCCTGGTCACTCCAGTGCCTTCAGCACTTCGGCCGCCTTCGCCTCATACAGCGCCTGCCACTCGGGGGCCAGCAGGCACTCCACGGCTTCATAGCCACCCATGGCGTATTCCGAGGCCGGCGGGCCGTAGTGGATGTAGCCGTTGCTGTAGGCGGAAATGAACGTGTGCTCGAAGGGCGACGCGCCCTTCACATTCAGCCCCACCGTCGTGAGCATTTCCGTGGGCGAGCTCACCAGCACGAAGTCGCCGATGCGCAGGCCCATGACTTCCGTGGCCACGGTGGTCTCGCCCGAGTCCGCGTTGATCTTCTGGTGCCGCCGCAGCGTGGCGATGTCGTCCTGGATCCGGGTCAGTTCTTCCATCGTGCGGATGTTCTTCATGTACTTCGCGAGGTAATCCCGATTCTGCTGGTCGATCATGCCGAATTCGTTCTCGCCGATGGACGCAGACTGCAGGTAGCGGTAGGAATAGTCCAGGGGATGCTCCGGGTCCATCAGGTGCTTCATGTACAGCGGCACGAAGGTCTTGAAGTTCAGGCTCATGCCCCGGAGGGAAGCGAGCAACTGAGTCTCTTCCTCCTTAAACGCCGCGATGCGCTCTTCGAAGTCGGCCTTGCGCGGCAGGGGCAGCGCTTCGTTGACGACCTTCAGGTTGGCGGGCTTTGTTTCGACCGCCCGCACGGCCTTCAGCGTGCTCAGCCCGAGGATGCGCCCTTCCGGCGCCGAGTCCCGCGCGCGGTTCACGTCCTTGTAGAGAATCGGCGTGATATCGCCGCCCGCGCCCTGAATGAATATCGCCATGGCGCCGGGCAGGTTGTCTTCGATCACCTCCGAGGCAAAGCCGGGGTAGTCCGAAGTCACGCCGCCCTCCGGCACGGTGACATAAGGGTGGCACGCGAAGTTGTAGAGTACGGCCAGGGTCGAGCCGTCGGCGCGATCGAGCCGCAGCACGCCGATCTCCGGATCCACCGGCCCCACGCTCTCCACCACGTCGTCCGGCGGAGAAGGATTGCTGTGGCGGATGGTCCAGCCCGTGCCATCTTTCAGGCGGAGCGTGCGGTTCATGGAGATGCGCTTTTCCTCGCCCGCTCCCGCACCCGCGGTGACGGGTTCCAAGGCGTCGTGGGCCCGCTTAACGGCGTCAAAAGCCCGGGCCACCTGCTCCTCGTGGGAGCACAGGAAATTAAGGGGCGGATGGTTGTGAGAGGCGTTCACCAGCACGTGGAGCGGTGGGATGCCCAGCTCCGCTTCAAGCCTGGCGCGCAGCTCCGGAAGGAAGGCGTCGGTGACTTCGCCAATGCCGCCGATGGCCGTGACGTCCATCGCGATGATCGCAACCTTCGTATCGCCCTGCGCGAGCACGAGGGCCTTGGCGTATACGGGGTCGTTGATTCGGAGGCCCGCCTCCACGCGGGAGATATCGCTCTTCGCCGCGCCCGCCCGCAGCGGCGCGGTGGGCTGGGCGAGGGCGGGGCGCGCCGTAAGCGTGGAAAGAAGGAGCAGTGCGAGACTGAAATAACGCAGGCGCATGGGGAGATTCCTGTCTGGAAATAGGGCAGCCAATAGACCATTCACTGCGTTGAGTCTACTGGCCGACGGCGGACAGGGTCAAACCCTGCGAAGGGTCTGCGGCGCGGTGCAATCCGGGGGCAGGGCCCGGCGCGGGGGCCATCCGTGTATCAAATCGGGACGCGTTCGGGCGAGTGTCAGTCTCAAAATCCTGCTAAACGAGGATTAGGCAGATTCCATGCAACACAGTATTCGAGAACGGAATAAAAGTCCTTGACATTTTCCCTCGACAGGTATAGATTCGAATTCAGCGGCACATGTCGCGGCAGTATCAGAAGAATATCGGGCTCATAACATCAAGGAAGAGGGCTTCCGCCATGTTCCTGTTCGTACGCCATCATGTCATACTCCGTAGCGCCTTCGTCTTCACGTGCCTTATTCCCTCATTTGACCATGCTCATATTGCCATCCAGCCTATCTGTATGCTGGGATGTAACTAGAGAAGGTATTCAGATTGATAGTATGACGGCAGTTTACACAATAGTGAACTTCGAGCGGGTTGAGATTAGGGAATGAAAAACGACAATGTCTTAGTTTGGGAGAAAAACGATGTCACGATTCAACACTCTACTTCTTTCCTTAATCTTCTCCCCCTGCGTTACCTTTTTCTCCCCCGCATTTGCTCAGGTCCCGGCAATCACTGAAGAGCAGGACGCACTCCTCAAGACCCTCATCACGCAAAACGAGGCAACCGTCCGGAAGATCGAGTCGAGCCCGCTTTATGTAGATTTCTCCTGGCACACAACCCAAACCATGGAACTCGTTTCCGTGGGCGTTGGGAAAGCGCTTTCCGGTGCCATGGTGACCGATGGAAGATCAAAGTATTGGAAACACAACGGTCTCTTTCGACAAGACCAGAGAATGAAGCATACGTGGACGGATACCGGCGAAATACGCGAGCGAAACACGATTACCGTCCTAAATGATACGTACTGCGCGCTCTATATCGAGGATGGTCGACAGCTCCAGCTCTATCGAATCGACGATCGGGCCAATCTGTATCCGGCGTTGAACCAAGTGCTCGAAACGTGTCCTGTCCCGGATATTTTCGAATTCGGAATGCGATACAGCACCACTCGCAGTCTCAGGAAAGCTTTTGAGTTCGAGATGCTCCATGAGCCGCCAGCCTTCCAATGGACCCCACTCGAATCTTCCGCCGCCGGGCGGTCACAATACACGATTAAGAGCGACTATATAACGGAGGGGTTTGCAAGACCATGCTCGGTAACGGTACTAGATCCTCAATGCGGTTTTCTTGTATCGGAATCTTCTACATTCAATGAAAAGGGCGAAGCATTTTATATTGTCAAGACGCAGTTTCAGGACTTGGGTGATGGAGTCTGGTTCCCGAAATCCGCCACACGTAGTATTTCAGAGCGAGACGAAAAAATGTCGCTGCAAGTCAATGAAGTGCACGTGGGAAACCTGAAGGTCGACGAAGAGTTTACGCTGGAGGCCATGGGTTTCGACAAAGAGAAGGCGATTATGTATGAGTACTCGAGTAGAGGAAGACAACGAACTGTAAAAGGTTTTTGGGAAGGGCAATGGGTGCCGTGGGAGATTCTCCCAAAGGAAAGGAGGGAGGCAATTTCTGAAGCGCAACATGAAGTCGAGAGTAATGTGTCGGGTATGAAGAAACCAACCCTAAAGGAGATTGAACCATGAACACTAGAAAATGGATGTGTGTCGCGGGGGACAGTCGTTAGAACTCTGGATTTTCCATGGCCAGCAGGCGCAGATTTTAGAATTGAGGACATCCGTTACGACAAAGAAATTGGTGAGGCCGATCTCCAAAACTATTCAATGGAAAGAATGAGCACAGTAAGTCTTAAACCCGCCTCAACTTTGGGGTATGGGACTTTTACCTCTACAGTAGAAATAGTCACAAATGATCGTGAGCAGTTGATCTATACACTGCCTGTTAAGGGATATGTTGAATGTCCCATCGAAATCGTCAGTGATAGACTGGCTGCAGGGCTGATCGAGCGCAATAAGAAAACGATGGTTACTGCAGAGTTCAGGTCACCTTACGGTAATCCGATCAGTGTGTCCAAGGTTGAATACTTGAAGGGGACCGCAAGTAGTTGGCGTTTGCTGGAAGAGAGGAATGGCATCTACCCATTGGAGTTTGAGCTTGTTCCTCCTGACGATCCGAAGAGTAAGGTGTCTATTGCTTTGTTGCGAGTCGAGGTATCTGCCGGTACCTACAAGAGAACATTCGAGATAGAAGCGATGGGCATCATCAACTGACCAGGAGCCCGTGGAGTTGATCGTCCGAAGTGAAGAATCACGACGCGCGAGTTCTACCAGGATTCTCGTATGAGCAGAGTCAGGACTTTGCTGTTTGTGTGTATCGCTGCAATCGTGATCGCTGTCGTGTTCGCCCTTTCGTCGCGTCGCAATCTGTCACCGGTTCAGAGCACTTCCCAGTTGGATGGGTACCAGGTGAGGACGCCGCTGGCACCGACTGTACCGCCGGTGCCCGAGGCCCAGCGGGCCATGTCTTCCAGGCCGATTTCCGCGAATTCCAATCCATGTACGCTTCGAGGCAGAGCCTACCATAGTGATGGGACACCAGGTGCGGGAGTTGGTGTTAGTGTCCGCTTGGTCTCCGAGGAAGTGTTCGGTACGACCCACGGTGCGGATGGTGGCGACGCGCTGATCCAGCCGAACGAACAGGGTGAATTCACCATCGAGAACCTGCCTTACGGCCGCTATGCGGTGGAGGCCGAGGCGGAAGGCCAAATTGCCTGGGCGACCTGCTCCCTCACCCGCGAGACTCCGGTGGCGGACGTTCTGCTCGTCCTTCACGATCCCACCGGGATTGCAGGGCGCGTAGTAGATGCTACCGGCACAGGCTTGGCTGCTGCGGTGGTGTACCCGCTGCGTCATGACGGAATCGCACTACGGCGCGAGGAAATACAAAGCAACGGGGTGGTGACAGACGGACAGGGAAAGTTTTCATTGCTCCACTTGGAGGAGGGAGACTGGGTGCTTCAGGCGGCGGCGCAGGGTTTCGCCGCGACCACTTCTGCTACATTCCCATCCGGTACGCGAGAGGCCCTGATCCAACTGGACGCGGGGGTTTCCGTGTCTGGGCGGATCGTGGAGCGGTCTGCACCTGCAATGGATGTAAGGCTGACGCTGGCGACTGCCGGGAGCAATGCACCCGAAGTGGCGGCGCGCTCGGATGAAGAAGGTGTCTTCACCTTCGAAACAGTAGGGCCGGGGAATTACGAATTGCGCGGGGAAAAGGCGGGCCGAATTGTAAAGGATGCCCCCGTCCGAATCTCTGTTGCCGACAAAGCGCAGGAGGGCCTGGTGCTCGAACTGGTGCAGGGCGGAACGCTCCATGGGCATGTGATCGATCAGGACAGCGGTAGCGGAGTTCCCGAGGTTATCGTAAAGGCCCTTCTGGAGGATGGGAGCAGACTCAGCCACCTGTCGGAAGCGTCGGATGGCGAGGGACGCTTTGCGGTCATGGGACTGAATCCGGGTACGTATCAGGTATATCCCAAGGAAGCCCCGGGATATTCTCGTTCCGGCCGTGGTTTGAATCCGCTGATGGTTACGGTCATGCCCGGCGAGAACATTGAGGGGGTAACCATTCTGCTGGGGCGCGGCATTGTGGTGTCGGGCCATGTCGTTGATACCGGAGGCAATCCGGTTGAGGGGGCCTTTGTTCACGGGAGGCAAGCGGGATGGCAGGATCAGCAGACCACGGGGAAGGATGGCGCGTTTACGCTGGCACGCTTGAATGGCGGCGAGACGATCAAGGTTCTGGCCAGTACCACAAGCGCACGTTCTCCCGAATACACCCTCGACATTCCGCCCGAGGGATTGTCGGAGGTGGAGCTGGTTTTGGAAATCCCGTGCGAAGGACTGATTGCGGGTGTCGTGGTGGACAGTCGAAGCCAACCTTTCCGCGGCCAGCTTTCTCTCTCATTAGCGGATGAAGGCAGTTACCACACGACGAACCGCACAGCGACCGATGCCAAGGGCCGCTTCCTCTTTCCAAATGTGGCGGCAGGCAGCTATCGGATCGGCGCCCTGCCCGAGCAGGGTACTGGACAATCCATTTTCGAGATTCACATGAAGGAGGGCCAGCAGATCCGCGATTTGCGGCTGGTTTTCCAGCAGGAAGATTTCCTGGAGATCGCAGGACGTGTGGTTGACGACGGAGGTTCGCCGCGAGCCGCCAATCTCCGTCTGGATCAACAAGACGGTCTGAATACCTCCTCACAATCCATGGGCCAGACGGCGGTCGACGGCACCTTCCGCTTCAAGGGGCTGTCCGAGGGCACCTATGCCATCACCGCATCCGCAACTGGCTATTCCGATGCTGTCGTACGCGATATTCAGGCAGGGGCCAGAGACGTCAACATCGTACTTTCCAGTCGATTGAGCATCCGCGGCTATGTAGTCACAAAGAAGAATGTTCCCATCACGGATTTTGAAGTCGTGGTTGTTCAATCAGGTGTTGATGTCGATTCTTTGGGTCTCTTCGTTGTGCCCTTTAAGTACTTCTCGAATTCCGAAGGGGCCTATAGTCTCGCCGTGGACGAAGGAGACTACGATGTGGTCGCGCGGGCATCGGGCTACGCCATGGGCCGGGCCACGGTGGGTCGGGTAGCGCCCGGCTACGAAGCCGATGATGTGATCATCGTGCTGGAGAAAAGATCACCCATTCTAGGGCGCGTGATCGATGGGGAGGGTCGTCCTGTCCCGGGCACAGCCATTTTTCTGGGGGCCCTTCCAGACGGGGCTGAGCGGCTCACCGGATATGCCGCGATGGTCACGGATTCGGAAGGGCAGTTCGAACTGTGGGCACCGGAAGCGGACCGTGTCGTGCATTTGAGCGCTTTCCATCGTGCGGCGGGCATCGGCGAGTTCGTAGGAAGCATTGACTCCGACGGCATCGTCGAAATCGCGCTGATCCAGAGCGGTACTTCGCGCGAACCCGAAACCGTGGAAGCGGAGTAAAAAAAACGTCGCGAACAACGCGGAGGTCTTGCCGCGACATTTCTTTCACGGGTACGGTCCTCCTGCCGCGGATCTTCGACCCCGATTCACCGACCACCTCACCCGCAATACTGACGACACGAGCCCGCCGGCCGCAGTCCCCATCCTCGGTGCCATCTCAACGTCCATTTTCCACCGCACAGCACCCTAGCCCCATATCCGCCAATCCCTTCCCCGCGCGCCACGTCAACGTCCGATCCCAATCTATAGGGAGGTACATCAATTCCTCCCCACAACCGGACTCATTTTCAGGGAGGGAAAACCCCATGCAGATGCCCCGACGCTACGACCCCACCAAGGGCGCCAAGTTCCACGTTTCCATCGCGACGTCCGTGCGCCGGAGTACGATGTCGAGGGGATCGCGGTCTGTTTCCAGGATTAGGACGATCGGTTGATCGCCGTCGCTAACGAGGCGGCAGAAGGCATAGGCCACTGCCGGGGCTTCCGAGGCGATTTCGAAGATTCGGTTGAAATTCAGCAGGCCGGAGGCTTCACTGAATACGCCCCGCCACGCGATCTCCCCTCCCGAGTCCAGGGCGATGTTGTCGCCTTCGGCGGGATTGGCGCCGCTTTCACCGCCGGCTTTTTCCAGATAGTCCTTGTAGAAGCCCACGCACTGCTTGCCGTGAGCCATGATGGGTCCGTTGGGCAGGGGGCCGGCCACGTTCCACAGGGTGATGGAACCGTCGGCGCGGAGGGGCAGGGGCTCCTGGGCGCTGGCCCCGAGAACAAGAGCCAAGGCAATCAGGACGAAGAACAGATTTCTCATTTCGGAACACCTTGTTGTGATCCACTCCTGCGACGATGGATCCTTACTGCAGGGTGGGATGGACGATTTCGCCCCGGAGCTGGGCCGCGCCACCTTCCTTCTCATACACGCCGTAGAATACCGAGCAGGAATCCAGCCACACCGTCAGGCGGTGCAATTCCTCATCCGAAAGTTCCACGCCGTAGTGGCCTTCGGTCAGGAGGGCATAGAGGCGCGAGGCCCTCGCACCGAATTTTCCGGGCGTGGTGCGATGGGGGTTTCCGTACTGCCAGTATCCGAAATCGGGCGCAAGACTATGATAGGAGGCCGTCCATATTTTGGCCCCGTCCGCCACCACTTCGCCATCGAGGCGCGGGGCCTTCTCATTCTCCTGATGACACTTCACGCACTTGCTGTCCAGCACCGGTTGAACCAGGCGCGGGTAGCTGAAGGGATTGGTTCCGTCCACATCCGGTGTGAGGGGCAGGGCCGCGCGCTGAAGAGCAATCGGCTTGTTGTTGGTGATGGCAGGCGCTGCGGACTTCTGCTCGTGGCAGCCGTTGCATGAGAGCCTCTCGCCGGGTTTCAGATAGGTGGAGGAGCGCATGGACTGGACGGCGAGGCCGTTTTCGTCGAGCGCTTGAAAGAAGAGTTCCACATTGGGCGGCACGATGAAATGAGCGCTTCCGTCGGCCTCCACAGGCGTGGTGCCGAGAACATAACGCGCGAGGATGACGGAGTCCGCGCCTTCCTCTCCGGGCAGTCGCATGCCGATTTCGTGGGGTGGTTCGCCCGAAGGCACCGACATGGGGATGATCTGGTAGACGCGCAGCGCGGCGATTTTCGCTCCCTCAGGCCAGGGGGTCTGGCTTTCATAGACATTGACGAGCGCCACCGTGGCCTGCGCGGTGGGGTCGTCGGGGAGGGGCGAGGGGATTACGGGCGGTGTAACGCGGGCCCGCATGGGGATGGGGTTCTGGCAGGAGATTTCCGGATCGCGGTAGAGGAGTTCGCGGTTCCCGAAGGCGTCCACGAGGTAGATGCCGTAGTTGCCCACGAGATCCTCGTTGCCCTGCCGCCCCTGCTCCGGCTTCATGCGCCCGTCATAGGCGCAGAGGAAGTAGTTCTCGCTCAGAGGCCACGGCGTGCCGTAGACCTGGGCCCCGCCCTGCGATTCCGGGAAGTCCACCTCGGGCGTCACCCGTTTTACCGGGGCCATACCGTCGTCGTCCTTTACCCGGGGATCCACCAGAATGATCGAACCGAAGGCCTGGCCGTGATGGGGCGCCGCTGTAGCCGCATATTTGTGGGAGCCGGGAACAGCGCGGATGTCCAGTTCCATATCGGCCCGCGATTTGCGCGGACTGAAGTTGCCATGGACGGCCCGGGAATCGCGTCCGTCCGGCGTGGTGATCCAGGGGTGGTGGGCGACGCAGCCATGGCGGTCGACATAGTCCCAGCGCGTGTAGATAAGCTTGCCATCGTGGGTGACGCTGGGATTCCACTCGTTGGTCTCGTGGGGACTGAGGCAGCGCATGTCCGCACCATCCGGGGCCATGTCGTAGAGCGTGTAAGTGGGGCAGACCCGCCCGCAGCGGAGGTAGCCGCCCCGGCGTTCGGAAATAAACGCGACCCGGCCATCCGGCATCCAGCAGGGATCAAAGTCGTTCCAGGTGCCGTCGGTTAGTTGGGAGAGCCCGGAGCCGTCGGTATTGACCTTGAATAGGTGGAAGCTCCGGCCCTGACTCCAGTGGCCCCGGGTCGCGTCGGTGTGAAACTGGTGGGCGGTATCTTCGGTGCACTCCGTGTACGCGAAGAGAATCTGCTGACCATCCCAGGAGAGATCGGGGGAGAGAAAGGAGCCTCCCGCAAGCGACTGACCCGCCAGCCTTCCGCTTTCTACGACGGAGGCGCTGAGGATATCGGTCGCGGCGGACGTATTATCAAAGGGCGCGGCCAGTTTGAAGAGTCCGCCGCCGGGTCGGGCATTGACGCCATAGTACTGGTCGCACATGTGATTGAAAGTCGCGCGGTGGCGCTTCAGGAAGAGCAGGTTGTCAAAATCGAGGAGGGGGTTCGAGAAGGCAATTGTCCGGCGAAGTTGACAGGCCTCGTAATACAGGGCGCGCCGCGCCTCCAGAGACTCAACCGGGACGCTGGCAGCGCGCAGCACCAGTGCATCAAGCCTGTCCTTGAGCGCGGGCAGTTCGGGTGTGGGGTTCGCAATGAGATCCGACAGCAGGGCGTCCGTGCGCCGGAGTACGATGTCGAGGGGATCGCGGTCTGTCGCCTGGATGAGGGCCGCCGTATGGAGCACCTGAGGTCCCAGCGCGGCAATGGCCTCGCGGCGCCCCAGGTTCTGAAGGAGCAATTCATACTGGAGGTCCGCCTCCGCGATTGGAGGATCCTCGGCCGTGGCCGGAGCGCCCGTGAAAGACGAGATTACCAGCAGCAGGCCCATACAGGCCAACGTCGGGCGCAGGGGGGATCGCGAATAGCGTTTCAAGGCTGGAACTCCTTATTCACCGCCCTGTGTGCCCGCGCGGGAAGCCGCAGGGCGTTGGGCGTGATCGTGTTCAGTCGATCAATGCAATACCTCCCCGGCGGTCGGGTCGCCGGGCACGTCGAGAATCTGGACGCTGGAGATGGTCTTCATCGTCTTGTGGTCCTGGAAGGTCCACACCACTTTCTTGTCCGGAGTGACTTCGATGAGGTGGGGCGCTTTCCCGAACTGGTTGTGGCCGACCCAGTTCGACAGGACGGTGTTGCCATTGGGCAGGCGGTGGATACCGGCGATGAACTTGAGGGAAATGCCGGGAAGCTCGTCATGCTCCACTTTCCAGACGACCTTGCCGTCCGGGTCCACTTCCATGGCCATGGCGGCCTGGTGCATGTCGCCGCAACTGATCAGGGTGTTGCCGTTGGGCAGGCGGATGGCGGTGTGGGGGCCGCCGGGGGCGGGAATTTCCCGAAGCACCTTGCCGTCCGGCCCATACTCCCGCACGATCTCTTCACCGGAATGGGCAACGAGAAAGTTGCCGTTCGCCAGCTTGCGCGCATTACGCATGTAGACGTGTCCGCCGTCCGTGCCCTCGGGCAGGAGGCGCAACTCGCTCACGACTTTCCCTGCGGGATCCACTTCGAGCAATCGCCCGGTGTTGCATTCGCCGATGAAGGTGTTGCCATTGGCCAGGCGCTGGCAGGCGTAGATCTCGGCCTGGGCGCTGTAGCGGAAGACCACTTCTTTGGCCTGATTCACTTCAGTCACGCCGGTGCCGGTGTTGAAGAGCAGGTTGCCGTTGGGCAGCATCCAGATCTCATCGCAGGCACCGCCGGTATCGTACTCCCATTCCACCGCGCCATCCGCATTGACCACGAAGACTTTGCTGCCGCTGTAGTCGGCAGCGGCAAAGCGATGACCTTTACCGGTCTGAATGGACTCGGAAGCGGCGCTTTCCTGGGCTGGGGCTTGGCCCGTCAAGAAAACGAACAGGGCCAGGGCCCCAGTCAATGAAGGTAGTACACGACGCATTTGATCATTCTCCCGCCTGAACGTTGAACCGCAAATTTACGCAAATCCGCGCAAATTTTTATGGCATGTGATGAAAAGAGTTTGGAACCGCGAATGAACGCGAATAAACGCGAATTGTTGGTGATCGAACTTCATGGGAAACTTCGCTGAAATCTTTGCAATGTGGATTCGCTACGTTCACCGATCTGTCGGCGGTCGATGGGGTACATGATCTTGAAATTACTCCAGCGCCGGCCCTTCGATGCGCTCGCCCCGTTGCTGGCGCGCCTGGTCTTCCGGCGAAAAGGTGCCGTAGAAGAGGGCGTTGGCATCCATCCACGTCACTAGACGGTCGAAGTCTTCCTGCTGAAGCTGGACGCCTTCGTGTCCGGCCCGGAGCATGGTCATGAGTTCGCTGGCCCGCGCGCCAAAGCGGTCGGCGCCGGCGGCGGGTTCGCTGTTGGCTTCCAGGCTCGGGCCCCACGCGGAGAAGGGTACGCGCCGCGCCAGGACCTCGTAGGATTTCGTGTAGTGCCCCTCCGGCGCGCCGGTCAGCACGATGGGGGTTTTGCCGGGTACGGCCTCCTGATTCTGACCGTGGCACGATACGCAATGGCGATCGAGCACCGGTTGGACCAGGATCGGATAGCTCAGCGGCCTGGAGCCGTCCGGCCCCGGCGTGATGGTGGAGGGCGGACGGTTCAGGGCGATGCCCGCGGGCACATGGGGTGGCGCAGTCATGCGATTCTCATGGCAGCCCACGCAGGAGGCTTTCTCGCCCGGCTGAAGATAGGTGACGCTGCGCATGGTGTGGATGGACTGTCCGTGTTCGTCCAGCACCTGAAAACTCAAAGGTATGCCCGCGGGCGCGCGGAAATAGGCGGAGCCATCGGGCTCGACGGGCACGGTGCCGAGCACTTGCTTGCCGGGCGACGCGTTGGCGAGGCCCACGGAGGGGTTGTTCGCATTGGGCGTGGTCTTGGGCAGCACCTGAAGAATGCGCATGGCCTTGACAGCACCGGCGGGAAGCGCAACGTTGCTCTCGTAAACATTCTGCACGTAGTAGGTGCCTTCCTGTCCCAGTCCGGGATCCAGCATGCCCGGAAGCACGTGGGGCCGGGGGCGCGGACGGATCGGTACGGGCCACTGGCTGGCGATGTTCAGATCCCGGTAGAGGAGTTCCTTGTTGCCGAAGGCGTCCACCAGGTAGAGCCCAAACATGTTGGCGCGGTTTCCGTCGGGTTCGCCGATGAGCGCGTCGAAGCTGTACGCCGCGAGGAAGTAGTCTTCTGAGAGGGGCCAGGGGCTCCGATAGCAGTGACCGGGCCAGCGCTTTTCCTCCTCCGGCGTGACGTATTCCGCGGGGCTTCCCGGTGCGTGCCAGTTGCTGGGGCGCACGTGGGTCTCGCTCTCGGGGAAGGGCGCGTCCGGGGTGAGGCGCGTGATGGGCTCCGCGCCGTCGATCCCCTTGGTGGTATCGAGGAGAAT includes:
- a CDS encoding PD40 domain-containing protein, whose translation is MKRYSRSPLRPTLACMGLLLVISSFTGAPATAEDPPIAEADLQYELLLQNLGRREAIAALGPQVLHTAALIQATDRDPLDIVLRRTDALLSDLIANPTPELPALKDRLDALVLRAASVPVESLEARRALYYEACQLRRTIAFSNPLLDFDNLLFLKRHRATFNHMCDQYYGVNARPGGGLFKLAAPFDNTSAATDILSASVVESGRLAGQSLAGGSFLSPDLSWDGQQILFAYTECTEDTAHQFHTDATRGHWSQGRSFHLFKVNTDGSGLSQLTDGTWNDFDPCWMPDGRVAFISERRGGYLRCGRVCPTYTLYDMAPDGADMRCLSPHETNEWNPSVTHDGKLIYTRWDYVDRHGCVAHHPWITTPDGRDSRAVHGNFSPRKSRADMELDIRAVPGSHKYAATAAPHHGQAFGSIILVDPRVKDDDGMAPVKRVTPEVDFPESQGGAQVYGTPWPLSENYFLCAYDGRMKPEQGRQGNEDLVGNYGIYLVDAFGNRELLYRDPEISCQNPIPMRARVTPPVIPSPLPDDPTAQATVALVNVYESQTPWPEGAKIAALRVYQIIPMSVPSGEPPHEIGMRLPGEEGADSVILARYVLGTTPVEADGSAHFIVPPNVELFFQALDENGLAVQSMRSSTYLKPGERLSCNGCHEQKSAAPAITNNKPIALQRAALPLTPDVDGTNPFSYPRLVQPVLDSKCVKCHQENEKAPRLDGEVVADGAKIWTASYHSLAPDFGYWQYGNPHRTTPGKFGARASRLYALLTEGHYGVELSDEELHRLTVWLDSCSVFYGVYEKEGGAAQLRGEIVHPTLQ
- a CDS encoding DUF1080 domain-containing protein; amino-acid sequence: MQKQIAILTAALLTATFTFTAAHADFDKPVVKRWTKMEKNDKGEMEEVKYMTIDGIMVHETDPKIVPQPPIVTPGPAPESGVITPAPSDAIVLFDGTSLDNWTATDGSATKWILKDGVMQPTEDSGYIQSKQQFGSCQLHVEFATPAVPEGEGQGRGNSGVFLMGQYEVQVLDSYNNTTYPDGQCAALYGRNVPLVNACRKPGEWQSYDIIFHRPIFEGDKVVKRATFTVIQNGVLVHDNIELSGGNGWEGSHSISEYVAHGDKGPLQFQDHGNPVSFRNVWVRELRD
- a CDS encoding carboxypeptidase regulatory-like domain-containing protein codes for the protein MVSEEVFGTTHGADGGDALIQPNEQGEFTIENLPYGRYAVEAEAEGQIAWATCSLTRETPVADVLLVLHDPTGIAGRVVDATGTGLAAAVVYPLRHDGIALRREEIQSNGVVTDGQGKFSLLHLEEGDWVLQAAAQGFAATTSATFPSGTREALIQLDAGVSVSGRIVERSAPAMDVRLTLATAGSNAPEVAARSDEEGVFTFETVGPGNYELRGEKAGRIVKDAPVRISVADKAQEGLVLELVQGGTLHGHVIDQDSGSGVPEVIVKALLEDGSRLSHLSEASDGEGRFAVMGLNPGTYQVYPKEAPGYSRSGRGLNPLMVTVMPGENIEGVTILLGRGIVVSGHVVDTGGNPVEGAFVHGRQAGWQDQQTTGKDGAFTLARLNGGETIKVLASTTSARSPEYTLDIPPEGLSEVELVLEIPCEGLIAGVVVDSRSQPFRGQLSLSLADEGSYHTTNRTATDAKGRFLFPNVAAGSYRIGALPEQGTGQSIFEIHMKEGQQIRDLRLVFQQEDFLEIAGRVVDDGGSPRAANLRLDQQDGLNTSSQSMGQTAVDGTFRFKGLSEGTYAITASATGYSDAVVRDIQAGARDVNIVLSSRLSIRGYVVTKKNVPITDFEVVVVQSGVDVDSLGLFVVPFKYFSNSEGAYSLAVDEGDYDVVARASGYAMGRATVGRVAPGYEADDVIIVLEKRSPILGRVIDGEGRPVPGTAIFLGALPDGAERLTGYAAMVTDSEGQFELWAPEADRVVHLSAFHRAAGIGEFVGSIDSDGIVEIALIQSGTSREPETVEAE